The following are encoded together in the Oncorhynchus clarkii lewisi isolate Uvic-CL-2024 chromosome 25, UVic_Ocla_1.0, whole genome shotgun sequence genome:
- the LOC139383241 gene encoding C-type lectin domain family 10 member A-like: protein MENYEKYTENGFDTDEAPIYHSQDQKPVSTFTVRDGPSFPHYRLVTICLGPLSALLLVVAIVLGVYCNKVSESHLPLYQNLTQISSELEHFRAVQNNVIHDKEEAQRKLHRELTSLHQLEIALQQQTTSNDNFQAQIESLRKDKTQLQSQISSLEVSCGLCLPGWDLLNSTCYYFAISDAIESRSWGEARKDCLSYGADLVVLDSWEKQDFMSKAIQALRYSSIVRYNTGFWIGLKEEEDTEGSWTWLDGTELTQGYWADGEPNDYKKAEDCAAIYSKTYPRKTWNDAPCTHALKWICEMKAKAGQELKL, encoded by the exons ATGGAGAATTACGAGAAATATACCGAAAATGGGTTTGACACAGATGAAGCTCCCATCTATCATAGCCAAGACCAGAAACCAG TATCTACATTCACAGTACGAGATGGGCCCAGTTTTCCACATTACCGATTGGTTACAATATGTTTGGGGCCACTTAGTGCTCTTCTACTGgttgttgccattgtcctgggAGTATACT GTAATAAAGTCAGTGAGAGTCATCTTCCACTCTATCAGAATTTGACACAGATCAGCAGTGAGCTGGAGCACTTCAGAGCTGTCCAGAACAATGTGATTCATGATAAAGAGGAGGCCCAGAGAAAGTTACACAGAGAGCTCACTAGCCTCCACCAACTAGAGATAGCATTACAGCAACAGACGACCAGCAACGATAACTTTCAGGCGCAGATTGAGAGCCTTCGCAAGGACAAGACGCAGCTGCAGTCCCAAATATCTTCGCTTG AGGTAAGCTGTGGCCTATGTTTGCCAGGATGGGATCTGCTGAACTCAACATGTTACTACTTTGCCATTTCTGATGCCATTGAGTCTAGAAGCTGGGGAGAGGCCAGAAAAGACTGTTTAAGTTATGGAGCTGACCTGGTTGTGTTAGATAGCTGGGAGAAGCAG gaCTTTATGAGTAAGGCGATACAAGCATTAAGATACAGTTCAATAGTCAGGTACAACACAGGGTTCTGGATTGGACTGAAGGAAGAAGAGGACACAGAGGGGAGCTGGACATGGCTGGATGGGACTGAACTGACTCAGGG GTACTGGGCAGATGGGGAGCCGAATGATTATAAGAAAGCCGAGGACTGTGCAGCCATTTACTCCAAAACCTATCCCAGGAAGACTTGGAACGATGCCCCATGTACACATGCACTGAAATGGATATGTGAAATGAAAGCAAAGGCAGGCCAGGAATTAAAGTTGTAA
- the LOC139383240 gene encoding asialoglycoprotein receptor 1-like → MENSDISNNVLKGFKGTYNELICQDDFSTDGHPLHNRQDQQQVSIFMVRDGQSFQFYRLVAVSLGMLSALLLVIDIGLGVQYSKVSEKYGPLYQNLTHVSSELEQLRATHSNMIHAKEEALTLLQKELQNVYKTSGQLGSAKHTGMELQRQVESLQGQKVALQSSVTEFVESCGRCLPGWKLLNSVCYYFPLSNSIPLKTWDRSRDSCIKKGADLAIINSEEKQEFINKAIQALRYSSGSWHLTGFWIGLKEEEDKEGTWAWLDGTELTQGYWADGEPNDDMNNEDCAAIYSKNHPKATWDAMKTWNDAPCRYALKWICEMKAKAA, encoded by the exons ATGGAGAATTCTGACATATCAAACAATGTGTTGAAAGGATTCAAGGGAACATATAATGAGCTGATATGTCAGGATGATTTCAGCACAGATGGACATCCTCTCCATAACAGACAAGACCAACAACAAG TGTCCATATTCATGGTGAGAGATGGGCAGAGTTTTCAATTCTATCGATTGGTTGCAGTGAGTCTGGGCATGCTCAGTGCTCTTCTACTGGTCATTGACATTGGTCTGGGGGTCCAAT ACAGCAAAGTCAGTGAGAAGTACGGTCCACTATATCAGAACTTGACACATGTCAGCAGTGAGCTGGAGCAACTCAGAGCCACCCACAGTAACATGATCCATGCCAAAGAGGAGGCCTTGACATTGTTGCAGAAAGAGCTCCAAAACGTGTACAAAACCAGCGGGCAGCTAGGGAGTGCCAAACACACTGGCATGGAGTTACAGAGGCAGGTTGAAAGCCTTCAGGGACAGAAGGTGGCGTTGCAGTCCAGCGTCACTGAATTTG TGGAAAGCTGCGGCCGTTGTTTGCCAGGATGGAAATTGCTCAACTCGGTGTGTTACTACTTTCCCTTGTCGAACTCCATTCCTCTGAAAACGTGGGACAGAAGCAGAGATAGCTGCATTAAAAAAGGAGCTGACCTGGCAATAATAAATAGTGAAGAGAAGCAG GAGTTTATCAATAAGGCAATACAAGCATTACGATACAGCTCAGGATCCTGGCACCTAACAGGGTTCTGGATTGGACtgaaggaggaagaggataaAGAGGGAACCTGGGCATGGCTTGATGGGACTGAACTGACTCAGGG ATACTGGGCAGATGGGGAGCCTAACGACGATATGAATAACGAGGACTGTGCAGCCATTTACTCCAAAAACCATCCCAAGGCGACTTGGGATGCCATGAAGACTTGGAACGATGCCCCATGTAGATATGCACTGAAATGGATATGTGAAATGAAAGCAAAGGCAGCCTAG